One segment of Clostridium ljungdahlii DSM 13528 DNA contains the following:
- a CDS encoding calcium-translocating P-type ATPase, PMCA-type encodes MINERELESGLTQVEAERRLKKYGANVLKKKKRVSPIKIFISQFNDFITWILIVATIISGFMGEKADAITILIIVIMNSILGFVQEFKTEKSLEALKEMASPTSKVIRDGKVKVINSGELVIGDVILLETGDKVPADCILLSIGNFMVDESLLTGESVGVEKDSGDKNNSLYMGTIVVKGKGRAKVVETGMKTEMGKIAGMLQDIEKERSPLKEKLASLGKVLVVMCIAICIIVTLTGVWRGQDKYEMFLVGVSLAVAAIPEGLAAIVTVALALGVSRMLKRNALIRKLPAVETLGCTSVICSDKTGTLTENRMTVKALYFNGRVHRIGKDILPENIFMKKAFTYCNDCDFDMKRADISGAVIGDPTEVALIKAFFKDIKTLKTFLGKARRTYDIPFDSDRKMMSVIMKEGSRKIGYVKGAPERVIRRCKYILDGSEVRIFTSNDKNKALKAVEKMSFDALRCIAGAYKDKEVVPGKSLEENLIFIGVAGIIDPPRKEAKEAVLKCKLAGIRPIMITGDHKNTAFAIGKELDICKHESEVITGEELDKLSDRQLAVKIQDISIFARVNPGHKLRIVKAFKAKGNIVAMTGDGVNDAPAVKEADIGICMGIAGTDVTKEASSMILLDDNFATIVSAVEEGRVIYDNIRKFIRYLLSCNLGEVLTMFLTSIFYLDTPLLPIQILMVNLATDGLPAIALGVDPAQGDIMRGKPRAKNESIFARGLSEKIIVRGALIGVCTVLAFVIGLYLGFGLKTSRTIALCTLIMSQLIHVFECRSENHSLFEINLFTNVYLLAAVATSITMVLCILYLPFLRGVFHTSALRISQWAIVLFFSGIIAFLNSLYLYFK; translated from the coding sequence TTGATTAATGAAAGGGAGTTAGAAAGTGGTTTAACTCAAGTTGAGGCAGAGAGAAGGCTTAAAAAATATGGAGCCAATGTACTTAAAAAGAAAAAAAGGGTGTCTCCTATAAAAATATTTATTTCGCAGTTTAATGATTTTATAACCTGGATACTTATAGTAGCTACAATTATATCCGGATTTATGGGAGAAAAGGCAGATGCAATAACTATACTAATTATTGTAATTATGAATTCTATACTAGGTTTTGTACAGGAATTTAAGACAGAAAAATCTTTAGAAGCATTGAAAGAAATGGCATCCCCTACTTCAAAGGTTATAAGGGATGGAAAAGTGAAGGTTATAAATTCAGGAGAACTAGTAATAGGTGATGTGATACTTCTGGAAACAGGGGATAAGGTTCCAGCAGATTGCATTTTACTTTCTATTGGAAATTTCATGGTAGACGAATCCCTTTTGACTGGTGAATCTGTAGGAGTGGAAAAAGATAGTGGAGACAAGAATAATTCACTATACATGGGGACTATAGTGGTAAAAGGTAAGGGAAGAGCAAAAGTTGTAGAGACAGGTATGAAGACGGAAATGGGAAAAATAGCAGGTATGCTTCAGGACATTGAAAAGGAAAGGTCTCCTCTTAAAGAAAAGCTTGCTTCACTTGGAAAAGTACTTGTAGTCATGTGTATTGCTATATGTATTATAGTTACATTGACTGGAGTATGGAGAGGTCAAGACAAATATGAGATGTTTTTAGTAGGAGTTAGTTTAGCTGTAGCTGCTATTCCAGAAGGTCTTGCAGCTATAGTAACAGTAGCACTGGCTCTTGGAGTATCTAGAATGTTAAAGAGAAATGCATTAATAAGAAAATTACCTGCAGTGGAAACACTTGGATGTACTTCAGTCATTTGCAGTGATAAGACAGGAACTCTTACTGAAAATAGGATGACTGTAAAGGCTCTTTATTTTAATGGAAGGGTACACAGGATAGGAAAGGATATTTTACCAGAGAATATTTTTATGAAAAAAGCTTTTACATATTGTAACGATTGTGATTTTGATATGAAAAGAGCAGATATTTCAGGGGCGGTTATTGGAGATCCTACGGAAGTAGCACTTATAAAGGCTTTTTTCAAAGATATTAAAACTTTAAAAACCTTTTTAGGAAAGGCCAGGAGAACTTATGATATACCTTTTGATTCTGATAGAAAAATGATGTCTGTTATAATGAAAGAAGGTTCAAGAAAGATAGGTTATGTGAAAGGAGCACCGGAGAGAGTTATAAGAAGGTGTAAATATATATTAGATGGAAGTGAAGTACGAATTTTTACTTCAAATGATAAAAATAAGGCTCTGAAAGCAGTGGAAAAAATGTCTTTTGATGCCTTAAGGTGTATAGCAGGTGCCTACAAAGACAAAGAAGTAGTGCCAGGTAAGTCTTTGGAGGAGAATTTAATATTCATAGGTGTAGCGGGAATTATAGATCCACCTAGAAAGGAAGCAAAAGAAGCAGTATTAAAATGTAAATTAGCAGGTATAAGGCCAATTATGATAACTGGAGATCACAAGAATACAGCTTTTGCTATCGGAAAAGAACTGGACATATGTAAACATGAATCAGAGGTTATAACTGGAGAAGAATTAGACAAGCTGAGTGATAGACAGCTTGCAGTTAAAATACAAGATATATCCATATTTGCAAGAGTTAATCCAGGTCATAAACTTAGAATAGTAAAAGCCTTTAAAGCTAAAGGTAATATTGTAGCTATGACTGGAGATGGAGTAAATGATGCACCTGCAGTAAAAGAAGCGGATATAGGAATTTGCATGGGAATTGCAGGTACAGATGTAACAAAGGAGGCTTCTTCTATGATACTACTTGACGATAATTTTGCTACTATAGTATCTGCTGTAGAGGAAGGAAGAGTCATATATGATAATATAAGAAAGTTTATAAGGTATCTTTTATCTTGCAATTTAGGAGAGGTTCTAACCATGTTTCTTACTTCTATTTTTTATTTAGATACTCCACTTTTGCCGATACAAATACTAATGGTAAATTTAGCTACTGATGGTCTTCCTGCTATAGCTCTTGGAGTTGACCCAGCTCAAGGAGATATAATGAGGGGCAAGCCTAGAGCTAAAAATGAAAGTATATTTGCACGAGGATTAAGTGAAAAAATTATTGTGAGGGGAGCACTTATTGGAGTGTGCACAGTGCTTGCTTTTGTAATAGGATTATATCTAGGCTTTGGACTTAAAACATCCAGAACTATAGCACTTTGTACTCTAATAATGTCACAACTTATACATGTGTTTGAATGTAGATCAGAAAATCATTCACTGTTTGAGATAAATTTATTTACAAATGTTTATCTTTTAGCAGCAGTTGCTACATCTATTACTATGGTTTTATGCATACTTTACTTGCCATTTTTACGTGGAGTTTTTCATACATCTGCACTTAGAATTTCACAGTGGGCAATAGTTTTGTTTTTCTCTGGGATAATTGCATTTTTAAACAGTCTTTACTTATACTTTAAATAA